Proteins encoded in a region of the Carassius gibelio isolate Cgi1373 ecotype wild population from Czech Republic chromosome B5, carGib1.2-hapl.c, whole genome shotgun sequence genome:
- the LOC127957398 gene encoding dolichol phosphate-mannose biosynthesis regulatory protein yields the protein MATGADQAVGFGLVGFSLLLFMYYTIWVIVLPFVDSDHVIHSYFLPREYSVILPGVAALILLLFVGTFIGVVTWKNRKPKKVD from the exons ATG GCAACAGGAGCAGATCAAGCTGTTGGTTTTGGACTTGTTGGTTTTAGTCTGTTGCTGTTTATGTATTACACCATTTGGGTCATAGTCTTG CCTTTTGTAGACAGTGACCATGTGATCCACAGCTATTTTCTTCCACGAGAATATTCAGTCATACTTCCTGGAGTTGCAGCATTAATCCTCTTACTTTTTGTTG gcacctTCATAGGGGTGGTAACATGGAAGAATCGAAAACCTAAGAAAGTGGATTAA